gacGCCATCTACCGATATCTAAAGATaaggcgccatctattcgagcaTAAATTTTTCTTGATTTAccgaggcacgttttattcatagTATATATtacttatcttatacggagttacacaTATCTTTGATATTATTATGTGTGTGGTGGTGAAAAATGTTTGTGGGTTCAAATTCAAACCACGGTTGTgctgtataggtacatacatcgAGAGCGGAAAAAGACGTTctcgaaaaaaatgcaaaaaaatggttcaggcggagtatgtcactttcttaggacgtcacattctgaggacgtcacattctgagttcgtcactttctgagtacgtcactttctgagaacgccactttctgaggacgtcactttctgagttcgtcactttctgagtacgtcactttctgagaacgccactttctgagtacgtcactttctgagtacgtcactttctgagaacgccactttctgagtacgtcactttctgaggacgtcactttctgagaacgccactttctgaggacgtcactttctgagtacgtcgcgttttttagcataggtacgatttaacagtataatatacctgcacgaaaaatgtatactgccagcaaccagattagctgttcgacatacggtcgcttttatatcctacataccaataccaatctctgtttgccttacgtctgactggtagagaattccatttggcaaaacgtcctatgttttgtgcaataaagtgaaaaatagagaaataaataataaaaaaacaatctaattacgtttaaaacattatttaattcagaatacttagaaactacaagcagcaaaacatttagccacagattggagttaggccggcaacagcttcgattcaatacacataaatgtttcgcacagtaggaaccatgattttatcattcgccgctgtgattagctggtgaaggtatcatggcaagctcgctgacaccagtagaaggtcattcccacatattaacatttaaacggactgccgctcctttcgtgacaacatattcttcaacataccgcgtcttctgtcatgtctccataaactcacgtctttttttctgatgatagcgtaaattttggatatctgcgtataaaaatcagctcttgcagttttggttcagacaatatttcttctcgtgtcacctgtggagaataggcgtcaaaggattttttcttcatatcggcaacggcatattcagaatatatgttcagccatcaatcacttctgcgtgatccatactctcatagttctcatgttctgcatatatttaatgtaatttatttgtttgttttcttcctatataggttacacgatgaatttttaaattaatattacattgtacttttagcctgacaataaaaatctatcatgtcgccgatttgacatcgctgattttttttctatttaaaatccgaaactacaaaaaggttataaagattgtcaaaggactgtctcatttcaaacatagacagagataaacatactatctttgtcttacactagtactagcacccaaaagaaaaggatgagtgtagtttttattgttcttatttaatgaaaaaatttgtttgaccacttacagtccgttaactctctgaatgaacttcgtttttcgggtaaaatcggacgtattcgcgtaatagaaaatgacagcgtcgtactgatttagttgcaacttgcaatccaacactcaaaactatacagggtggtctataccacaacgtccaaatttttttttagattcctcaattcaattatagaatatgtatgttagccggttTGTCGTAGTTTTcaagttatgaatttttgaacttttaacttttgttaagaaattccgggccgaaccaattaatttatttaaaaaaaactattgaacttttttgaatgtttctttttataacataatcctttacaaacgacgcagttgctaaaaaaatcagcatcctcacttggctgcgagttggaaaaaaagacaaaagtcaaagttttacgttcaagcaggtcaagtttagattttacctaattaaaaaaaaacatgcgtgttcaacgacttttggttattttagaaactgctagtccctataagttttttttaaaggtttaaaaagtgacaatagtcataatttgacagagtcaccggtcaaaggaatcgaggtggaaagttcccaaattagtaatcttatagcccacgtagtgaagaataaaaaaaaaacaacgggatgcactccgggagtgccggcagaagtgaaaactcaatgacattgtaacagtttttcgatcaggtcacgtgtccgtcttacgtcttacgaatcttacggtcacgtgacctgtcgcgagtttaacattttttccccatcacaaaaagtgcacagcgccgctaaagaagttttcacttaaaaattttggacatcgaggtttgtaccaccctgtatagagtagttaataccaccataactagtaggtaaatatttagattcatattaaaatatgtgacttttaagtacctactgtataattatttacaaattaaatttaaaatttttgttttaatttatttttttatgttaaagtaaattttaattaaaactagagattaaataaaaaaaaacacaaactataaaaaatatacttacctacaaaaaaatatgcctgttattattaccactctgtataatttcagcgagaagtagtaaatgacggtgtgacgttctgctttcaaattcagattctattttatttagattatgacaaaaagtcaaatagcaatatagtcatcaaccaaatattaagcataacgtcattaaattagagcttgttttacattgagacaataggtatccctaactttttgcgagtgagtaagaaagcagaacaacagtatcaccttcgcgtgctaccgccgatacccgatgtatctttctaaaatccgaaggtcattctgagagttaacggactgtagataatatgttgcgctagcttcgacccgtgacttcatctgcttggaaatatgatgatgatgatgatatcgtacctatgctaaaaacgtgacgtactcagaaagtgacgtcctcagaaagtgacgtcctcagaaagtggcgttctcagaaagtgacgtactcagaaagtgacgaactcggaaagtgacgtactcagaaagtgacgaactcagaaagtgacgtactcagaaagtgacgaactcagaaagtgacgtcctcagaaagtggcgttctcataaagtgacgtactcagaaagtgacgaactcagaatgtgacgtcctcagaatgtgacgtcctaagaaagtgacatactccgcctgaaccaaaAAAATCGGTTACAATGCTTATAGTATGTACACAACTACACAGACAAGAGGTTAACTGTTAAATTAATGTAAAATCACAACCCTTCCTAGTATTTGCCGTAGTTAGGTAAAAGCAGATAGGCATTGACCATCAGTGTGCAGTATCGCCTAATAAATAAGTTAACACtatgaaaactagttttaaattCAAATAATAAAACACACAGAAAAACATATTCCTTCACATTATCTAGTGCCAGTCAAAACATCTCCCACAAAATCGCGCTTCGCCATTAAAAAATGTCTATGAAATATCAAGGTGCTAAACTCAGGGCTGTATCCTAGCTTCTTTCAAGTCCCTTTTATGTACCAAACCGGATCAAAAATGATTGAAATGACATTATCCTTTGTGTAAACCCTCCGTAGGAGACCCATAGCAACGTTTATTACAAAGCAGACCCCTCCTTACCTGagttaaagaaaaaaatgtcccaCGCCTCATAAGCCAAGGGGGATTCATGGCATCCGATTGGTCCATAAAATTAACCAATAAGAAGGTTAGGATAGTAACGGGCAACGAAAAGGTGCAATGTAATCTTCGGTAAATAGTTCAAAAGTACACCTGCCGAAATTCGCGACATCTAGCTCGTGGCAAAAAAACTATTGtgttttttcagttttttgtgGTTATTTGCGTGCCCTACGGAAATATTTCTGAACAACACACACGTATTTACCGTGAAAAAATCGGCCAGTAGCAGGTCGGGCAATGCTCCGTGTACGGTTCCGTAGTTAAACCTTCTATCAGAATATGTAGGCTAAACGAGGGCCATATCAAATAACATATCATGTACTTACATTACAAGCATACTCGTATACCTAAGGGAGTACTTACCTTCGCTGCGCTTTGTATGTAGTTtagtacgtctttttactaagaataGGAGACTTTGCAATAAGTAACTCAAAAACGGCTGGACCGATCAtattcgctatagttttcaatGAAAGTATTTACTAAGCTTTTGTTTTACgattattttttcatattttttgggcccatgattattattatattacagtTTTTCATGGATTATTAAAGTGAAATGCCaaacaaggcatttaatacAAGATATTGTCACTTAGCTATTAGGGTGTCAGGAAGCACACTGTTGGAAATAGTCGATGTTGATTCCGTTGCCTCTTGTCCACAGGCTGGGCAGCGTTCGCCCCAGATGCGTGCGCAGCCAACATGTGCACCACCAGCGTGAGCGAGGCTCCGCGCAGCCCGCGCCACCTGCACAAGCGGAGGCGCCTCTCCCGGCTCCTCGACAAGCTGTCGGTCCAGCTGCAGAACAACAACCACTACCCGCAGTGGGAGAAAATGCCAGAAGATGTACCTCTAGACTTATCAGTCAAATCCAAATCGCCTCCAGCCTACTCTTGCGACGCCTGCGGGCAGACGTTCACAGTGCACGACCGTTTAGCGAAGCATGTGGCGTCACGACATCGGAATAGAGTGCCGGAGAGCGAGCGCGCATACGAGTGCGATATATGCGAACGCCGCTTCGCGCGCTCGGATATGCTGACGCGCCACGCTCGTCTCCACACCGGGCATAAACCATACACTTGTCCCGCTTGTGGCCAAGTGTTCTCCAGGTCGGATCATCTGGCGACGCATCATAGGACGCACACAGGGGAGAAGCCCTACAAGTGCTCGGCGTGCCCGTACGCGGCGTGCCGCCGagatatgatcacgcgccacaTGAGGACACACACGAGGCGACCGCAGCCCGCCTAGCTGTGGGACTGGACCTTGCTGGTCCCAATTATAGGGTGAAGCTTTCAACCAGAGACGTTTTAGAACGTATTAAGTGCATTTAacttttagttttgttttgCCTATTTATACATAGAAGAGTcgtctgtctaagctaactctgcactgaCAAGATATGCCAACGCCAGCACTGCAGTGAGAAGCACAAAAAATATTTCCATATTTATTCCGTTACCTACGAACGAATCTGTTCTGTTGTTGAATAATTAGCGCCACTATAGTATATACATATGTCATATATTTATCGGAATTTGAAGAATATGGCTGTCGCTCCACAATTGAAGAATATGGCAGTCGGTGCAGTTAGCTTAAATGTACAGTCAAAGtcgtcaaagaatttaatttccgtaccatgtaccttgtcacagtgacaaccaacatgaaagtcgctagggacctcatactattgtcactgtgacaatgttGGCAATGCTACactgaaattatattttttgacCGTACTCTAAATATGCATATGTTTCATTTAGAATCAACTTTATTGTGGATTAGTCTGAAATATGAGTAAGGAATCGCGTTGCGTTTAAGAAAGCTTATGTAGTTGTTATTTTGAAACCTATGATGATTAGTAGTGATACGTTtgtcaaaacaaacaaaaccgTTGATATTCGTTGGCCCTTTACGTCATTTTGTTATTTCTGTTTGTAAGGGATTGCTTAGTTTTATGACTAAGATGctcgtaccgtaaaacggggtgagtagggattgcgaggagagtcgggttatgaatggggagagaagggatgacaggggggtgagatggttgaAAGAATGGTATATTTTTTCACATTTTCCTTCAAAAGTAAATTTTCCActataaaaaatgttttgtaatgttcCATTTGAGCTCTTTAAAATGATATCCCACTCGACCTCGTAAATAGACTTTAACCTTTGCCCCCTCTTTATATTGGGCATTTtccatacttaataaaaaattatacttcCAATGTGTTTGGGTTAGCGTTGTTACTTGTTCATAACcattccaaatttcaaattGATAGCTTGTTGATAGCTTCagtagttctcgagatatttagcaatgtgacagacggacagagtcgcaccaagggactatatttttaaacaaatatttggaaataaatgttttaaatgttcataaaataattaCGCCTGTCCTGtggttgtaaatgttgtaaTAGAGATTTATAATACaggtggcccaaaaatacgatGACACCATTTCATATTGAAGTTAGgcgtggtaggtacctacctatagttcgtttttttagcattagaaataaggtaaacactcttgatgtgtcttttaattgaaaaacacattttaaaaataagttactgcaaatatgtaacaattatgaatctaatacgatcatttatattcttctgctttcataagtaatagttattgatttttaaaaagcgtttttcaattaaaagacatgtcaagatcgcttaccttctttcaagttctttctaatgctaaaaaaaacgaactatacctacatgcgaccacaccagttttggtgtttagcagtagtagttgccgcgcaccgctatggaacggacgcctgctcgcgcttgcgccaccttttgttttggttaaatgattgtagttttaacgtttaatgacattttgtaaaagacgtgtatatatagatggtcaagcaaatcttgtcagtagaaaaaggcgcgaaattcaaattttctatgggacgatatcctttcgcgcctacatttttcaaatttgccgcctttttctactgacaagatctgcttgacccagtttaggtaagtacagtgcgacataaaataatagagaataaatgagggcgccactttgtacgtaactgtcacatttttgaaattttgatacgtaaaatgcttaaacatggcaagtTGGCAACCATTTACCAacatttagtatggaaatttatTCGTtccgttttatttaatttcttctacaccgtgttttttttgatttccgttaatttcaagggtgcatacctgagcttaaatcaagtaactttcccaaagacaccgatattctaattaactccatttcgaagataatcaatattttatttttttcctataaggcctctacaagcttgtacacttgccttaaggccggtttacatattgattagtgtttagaatgagttcatacatttgctactaaacttaagtaaaatctcggtcgatcgatgtttgaattgacattgatatgtcacagatttcaattgtttggtttagtttaatgtaatgcccgtgttacaacaacgctatatgctacatttaattactttttaatactaatttttctgaaaaaaaaagcaaaaaaaattttttttttttttcaaaattacctatgccatttagttttcttaaacgtacttaaccataccccgaagttaacggaattcaataaaaacacggtgtatatatattatgtcgCATTTGTAAGAAAgatataaaatatttctaaaagTGTAACGTTAACGTACTTATTATTGGGCCACTATAAAAACATTCGAAAGCGAAGATATCCTacattaagtaagtaagtacctacacgtAAGTTTCATGAATGAAAGAATAGAAATATACTTCTGTCTCATGTTTTCTATGCTTAAGGCCTGGCCCTGTGggcctggccaaacagccggcgcgacgcagcgccgcgcgaccgcggcacatgctaaca
Above is a window of Cydia splendana chromosome Z, ilCydSple1.2, whole genome shotgun sequence DNA encoding:
- the LOC134804133 gene encoding zinc finger protein 502-like isoform X2; this translates as MCTTSVSEAPRSPRHLHKRRRLSRLLDKLSVQLQNNNHYPQWEKMPEDVPLDLSVKSKSPPAYSCDACGQTFTVHDRLAKHVASRHRNRVPESERAYECDICERRFARSDMLTRHARLHTGHKPYTCPACGQVFSRSDHLATHHRTHTGEKPYKCSACPYAACRRDMITRHMRTHTRRPQPA
- the LOC134804133 gene encoding zinc finger protein 502-like isoform X1, producing the protein MAVAGNFQMLDVSGWAAFAPDACAANMCTTSVSEAPRSPRHLHKRRRLSRLLDKLSVQLQNNNHYPQWEKMPEDVPLDLSVKSKSPPAYSCDACGQTFTVHDRLAKHVASRHRNRVPESERAYECDICERRFARSDMLTRHARLHTGHKPYTCPACGQVFSRSDHLATHHRTHTGEKPYKCSACPYAACRRDMITRHMRTHTRRPQPA